In Lacrimispora indolis DSM 755, a genomic segment contains:
- a CDS encoding glycoside hydrolase family 32 protein: protein MSTRGVRNFRPKVHFTPPRNWSNDPNGMVYMDGLWHLYYQHHPEQPVWGPMHWGHAASRDLLHWEHHSIALHPDELGYIFSGSMAYDKENTSGFGKAGEIPVVAMYTSHRPEGGHECQSIAYSVDGGYHFEKYYGNPVIDNPGLEDFRDPKVFWNKKRNCWSMILAAKDCAYIYASEDLKSWERTGEFGREENLVNSTWECTDLFPLQTEEGEKWVLLASMMAIPGRCCANIQYFIGEFDGDTFRTGTQGKEPLWLDFGFDNYAGVTFHNYDKSIYLGWGVSPEYANLVPTGEFAGLMTAARELSLIKTEKGHRLAAKPFGLDHLRAVSYPVADGDSLIGECFGLKVQGRSGKITFSNEKKQELVIEIEEENIRIDRSRAGACDFSEKYCDKLHSVAEAKRLLSGAVDMEILFDVSYLEVFADKGLETASMTVYPDVPYEKISVQGDLTVQIYQLQ from the coding sequence ATGAGTACAAGGGGTGTACGTAATTTCAGGCCAAAGGTACATTTTACACCGCCAAGAAACTGGAGCAATGATCCTAATGGAATGGTCTATATGGATGGTCTGTGGCATCTTTATTATCAGCATCATCCGGAACAACCGGTCTGGGGGCCGATGCATTGGGGCCATGCTGCCAGCAGGGATCTGCTGCACTGGGAGCATCATTCCATCGCCTTGCATCCGGATGAACTGGGTTATATTTTTTCGGGAAGTATGGCTTATGATAAAGAGAATACATCAGGCTTTGGAAAAGCTGGAGAGATTCCTGTAGTCGCCATGTATACCAGCCATCGACCGGAAGGCGGCCATGAATGTCAAAGCATTGCTTACAGCGTGGATGGAGGATACCATTTTGAGAAGTATTACGGCAATCCTGTCATTGATAATCCAGGCCTGGAAGATTTCAGGGATCCCAAGGTGTTCTGGAACAAGAAGCGGAATTGCTGGAGCATGATCCTGGCGGCCAAAGACTGTGCTTATATTTATGCATCTGAGGACTTGAAAAGCTGGGAAAGGACAGGCGAATTCGGCAGGGAAGAGAATCTGGTGAATAGCACCTGGGAATGCACGGACTTGTTCCCTCTTCAGACAGAAGAGGGTGAAAAATGGGTGCTGCTTGCCAGCATGATGGCAATTCCGGGAAGGTGCTGCGCCAATATTCAATATTTTATTGGAGAGTTTGACGGAGATACATTCCGGACCGGAACACAGGGGAAGGAACCGCTTTGGCTGGATTTTGGATTTGACAATTATGCCGGGGTGACGTTTCATAATTACGACAAATCCATTTATTTAGGCTGGGGAGTCAGTCCGGAATACGCCAATCTGGTGCCTACGGGAGAATTTGCAGGGTTGATGACTGCAGCCAGAGAGCTTTCCCTGATAAAAACAGAAAAGGGGCACCGCCTGGCAGCTAAGCCTTTTGGATTGGATCATTTGCGTGCTGTTTCTTACCCGGTTGCTGACGGGGATTCGCTGATTGGCGAATGCTTTGGATTGAAAGTGCAGGGGCGATCCGGTAAAATAACATTTTCGAATGAAAAGAAGCAGGAGCTGGTAATTGAGATAGAAGAAGAGAACATCAGAATTGACCGGTCCAGGGCAGGTGCCTGTGATTTTTCAGAAAAATATTGTGATAAGCTTCATTCTGTGGCGGAAGCAAAACGCCTTTTGAGCGGAGCGGTTGATATGGAAATACTGTTTGATGTATCTTATCTGGAGGTATTTGCAGACAAGGGATTGGAAACGGCATCTATGACCGTATACCCGGATGTTCCCTATGAGAAAATCTCTGTACAAGGGGATTTGACTGTGCAGATTTACCAGCTTCAGTAA
- a CDS encoding DUF5058 family protein, producing the protein MNNYLDIANGGVVFLLCGIVIAYVLAQAVIFMRKAWARGLELGMEKSAMKKVMINSCVVSVLPSLPILIILLLLMPSLGRYFPWLRLSVVGSGVYENMAADVTAKAFGLEGIADNRFSLEVFVSAMWVMTIGIIWGPLYTAFGSKLIQKGIKVLKGKQEKRFQAIFASMFLALLCVFSGPYLATPFRVGITGPIGLVPLLVVIASMAISWLLDVAAKKSNIKALSEFCFPISLVLGMTSAIIFSQILG; encoded by the coding sequence ATGAACAATTATTTAGACATCGCAAACGGCGGTGTGGTATTCCTGCTCTGCGGCATTGTCATCGCATATGTGCTGGCACAAGCCGTCATATTCATGCGAAAGGCCTGGGCAAGAGGCCTGGAACTGGGTATGGAAAAAAGCGCCATGAAAAAGGTCATGATCAACAGCTGCGTGGTATCTGTTCTGCCAAGCCTGCCTATCCTGATCATCCTGCTGCTGTTAATGCCTTCCCTTGGACGCTATTTCCCATGGCTGCGTCTCAGCGTGGTCGGATCAGGAGTATATGAAAATATGGCGGCAGACGTTACTGCAAAGGCCTTTGGCCTGGAAGGCATTGCCGACAACCGGTTTTCCCTTGAGGTTTTCGTCAGCGCCATGTGGGTCATGACCATCGGCATCATCTGGGGACCGCTGTACACCGCCTTTGGCTCCAAGCTGATCCAAAAAGGGATCAAGGTGCTAAAGGGAAAACAGGAAAAACGTTTTCAGGCAATTTTTGCTTCCATGTTCCTTGCACTGCTATGTGTATTTTCAGGACCATATTTAGCCACTCCTTTCCGGGTAGGAATCACAGGTCCCATCGGCCTTGTTCCGCTGCTGGTGGTAATCGCCTCCATGGCAATCAGCTGGCTTCTGGACGTTGCTGCTAAAAAAAGCAATATCAAGGCCCTGTCGGAGTTTTGTTTCCCTATCAGCCTTGTGCTGGGCATGACCTCTGCAATTATATTCAGTCAGATATTAGGGTAA
- a CDS encoding helix-turn-helix domain-containing protein gives MNQTSVGITLNSIKNILPHTHSCLECVLLLKGKLQVEINGDVYHMSPDDIVLINCRDIHSYSAQYNNLAIMLLIEEDFLKNECEEVLNSTFQCNSILQSDSDKLYEIKRLLTRMLLVHMKKEEGSDLEFRALLFRFLVTLMQRFKVGNNPPYEKQRQNTASLNHIVDYIHRNYASAITLTDTAKQLYLSPQYFSKYFKSKMGTSFLQYLNQVRLEHAVVSLLGTSQPIIRIALDHGFANAKAFSAAFQRQYGKSPGEYRKIYARPTKRKNSSLEEISSDLQDNLLELVKYMKRHDMHHDTALYSPDAIKLDMTQISPIQLKRPKKMVQIGRMTDILQDELMEQLRELGRLSFDYIYFEAFDLDEIRVENDHFYSNYLYNQCIHQIGELKLTPYVQIDLSRQLDRCHSDLSVYMKRLSCLAGILRSNTSCQTLGHWRLEIACKDPAHLKSFAEFYNSIWKLLMQEELKIQIGILIPDWALMPGKEHEAFYEALKNLISPPCFAGFHGYPHPFPEQDHSRTKQQLEDFYVCRIEAIEMSLKAHDLPVPPLYMTRWNTLAGSSVAEAGAFFRSALIFDTMMKLCGKVEAIGFPVSTYHIQEFEGIHDFGILGLFLLKKIKRPVYFVLEAFNYVSGRLVFYNNNLVVTKKGEDEFHIVIYSPYYMNPLYSVDLFLIEHEIHQITLSLQGLAPGSYRIKRFIFDQGSAGIFNRWSGAGLPDLNDPDVTEYLERVVQPDFYFLEQKIDGECSLHASLTFNGLVLYVIKKQ, from the coding sequence ATGAATCAAACGTCAGTAGGGATCACGCTTAACAGCATTAAAAACATCCTTCCCCACACTCACAGCTGCCTGGAGTGCGTGCTGCTGCTTAAAGGGAAATTACAAGTGGAGATCAACGGTGATGTCTATCACATGTCTCCGGATGATATTGTACTGATCAACTGCAGGGATATCCATTCCTACTCTGCCCAGTATAATAATCTGGCCATTATGCTGCTCATAGAAGAGGATTTCTTAAAGAACGAATGCGAAGAAGTATTAAACAGCACCTTTCAATGTAATTCCATCCTGCAGTCAGATTCGGACAAGTTATATGAAATTAAGCGTCTGCTCACCCGTATGCTCCTTGTACATATGAAAAAGGAAGAAGGATCTGATCTGGAATTCCGGGCCCTTTTGTTCCGCTTTTTAGTCACCCTTATGCAGCGCTTTAAAGTCGGAAACAATCCCCCCTATGAAAAACAAAGGCAAAATACGGCATCTCTCAACCATATAGTAGACTATATTCATCGCAACTATGCTTCTGCCATCACCCTGACTGATACAGCCAAACAGCTGTACCTTTCCCCCCAATATTTTTCCAAATATTTTAAAAGCAAAATGGGAACAAGCTTTTTGCAGTATTTAAATCAGGTACGCCTGGAACATGCCGTCGTAAGCCTGCTTGGCACCAGCCAGCCGATTATCAGGATTGCCCTTGACCATGGATTTGCCAATGCCAAAGCCTTTTCAGCCGCTTTCCAGAGGCAGTATGGAAAGTCTCCGGGTGAATACCGGAAAATATATGCAAGGCCCACAAAAAGGAAGAACAGCAGTCTGGAAGAAATCAGCTCGGATTTACAGGATAACCTTTTGGAGCTGGTCAAATATATGAAAAGGCATGACATGCATCACGACACGGCCCTGTATTCCCCGGATGCCATCAAGCTGGACATGACCCAGATATCCCCGATCCAGCTGAAAAGGCCAAAAAAAATGGTCCAGATCGGCCGCATGACAGACATTCTTCAGGACGAGCTCATGGAACAGCTCAGGGAGCTGGGAAGGCTGTCCTTTGATTATATTTATTTTGAAGCCTTTGATTTAGATGAGATCAGGGTAGAAAATGACCATTTTTATTCCAATTATCTTTACAATCAGTGCATACATCAGATAGGAGAACTTAAGCTCACCCCTTACGTACAGATCGATCTGTCCCGGCAATTGGATCGCTGCCATAGCGATTTAAGCGTTTATATGAAGCGTCTGTCCTGTTTGGCAGGCATACTGCGCTCTAATACCAGCTGTCAGACACTGGGGCACTGGAGACTTGAGATCGCATGTAAGGACCCTGCCCACTTAAAAAGCTTTGCCGAATTTTATAATTCCATTTGGAAGCTCTTAATGCAGGAAGAGCTTAAGATTCAGATTGGAATCCTGATCCCTGACTGGGCCTTAATGCCGGGAAAAGAGCATGAGGCTTTTTATGAGGCCTTAAAAAACCTTATTTCCCCTCCCTGTTTTGCGGGATTTCACGGATATCCCCACCCGTTTCCTGAGCAGGACCACTCCAGAACAAAACAGCAATTGGAGGATTTCTACGTATGCCGGATCGAAGCCATTGAAATGTCCTTAAAAGCCCATGATCTGCCTGTTCCGCCCTTGTATATGACCCGGTGGAATACGCTTGCAGGCTCCAGCGTGGCAGAAGCCGGGGCATTCTTCCGATCCGCCCTGATCTTTGACACCATGATGAAATTATGCGGCAAAGTGGAAGCCATCGGATTCCCGGTCAGCACTTACCATATCCAGGAGTTTGAAGGAATCCATGATTTCGGTATACTGGGCCTGTTTCTTCTTAAAAAGATCAAACGCCCGGTTTACTTTGTGCTGGAGGCCTTTAATTATGTAAGCGGCAGGCTGGTATTTTACAATAACAACCTTGTAGTTACTAAAAAAGGAGAGGACGAATTTCATATTGTCATATACAGTCCCTATTACATGAACCCTCTTTACTCAGTGGATCTGTTTTTAATTGAACATGAGATCCATCAGATAACCTTAAGCCTTCAGGGACTGGCCCCCGGCTCCTACCGGATCAAACGGTTTATATTTGACCAGGGAAGCGCAGGCATATTCAACCGCTGGTCAGGAGCCGGGCTGCCGGATCTTAATGATCCTGATGTTACAGAGTACCTGGAACGTGTCGTACAACCGGACTTCTATTTCCTGGAACAGAAAATCGATGGGGAATGCTCTCTGCATGCGAGCCTTACGTTTAACGGGCTGGTGCTTTACGTCATAAAAAAACAGTAA
- a CDS encoding glycoside hydrolase family 32 protein: MSTKGIRDFRPRIHFAPTDNWMNDPNGMVYINGTYHFCYQKYPGDTVWGPMHWGHAVTKDLLHWEHLPIALYPDELGYIFSGSSVYDKYNTSGYGTKESPPIIAVYTSHDSETGLEQQSIAYSVDGGKHFEKSYLNPVIENPGIPDFRDPKAFWNPVHRCWSLVLAAQDRVYFYSSQNLKKWEKTGEFGPEGNRVKGVWECPDLFRIKYEDQVFWILVVSMTKTDEERCRIQYFIGDFDGDKFICTHPADEVLWLDDGFDNYAGVTFQNYDSPLLMGWAMNWTYASKVPTNEFCGQATLARSLSVRETKAGYRLAGHAEGLDKFRHMAYPVKSGVHLMTETFGLKVKGEGEGRIYLSNSEGQRLEIEVTEDTITVNRTIAGYREFDEQFMTSEYSVASAKRLKEGSWDLEVIFDVSVLEVFADGGLNMITMVVFPDTPYDTIKWKGSLEVSLFEIN, encoded by the coding sequence ATGAGCACAAAAGGAATAAGAGATTTTCGGCCCAGGATTCATTTTGCTCCAACCGATAACTGGATGAATGATCCTAACGGTATGGTGTATATAAACGGGACTTACCATTTTTGCTACCAGAAATACCCCGGTGATACCGTATGGGGGCCAATGCACTGGGGGCATGCGGTGACAAAGGATCTGCTGCATTGGGAGCATCTTCCTATAGCGCTGTATCCTGATGAACTGGGTTATATATTTTCAGGCAGCAGTGTTTATGATAAGTATAATACCTCAGGCTACGGAACCAAGGAAAGTCCTCCTATCATTGCCGTTTATACCAGCCATGACAGTGAGACAGGGCTGGAACAGCAAAGCATTGCTTACAGCGTAGATGGGGGGAAGCATTTTGAGAAATCTTATTTGAATCCGGTGATTGAAAATCCCGGCATTCCTGATTTCAGGGATCCCAAGGCTTTCTGGAATCCTGTCCATCGCTGCTGGAGTCTGGTGCTGGCAGCCCAGGACCGGGTTTATTTTTACAGTTCTCAGAATTTGAAAAAATGGGAAAAAACAGGAGAATTCGGTCCTGAAGGCAACCGTGTGAAAGGTGTATGGGAGTGCCCGGATCTGTTTCGAATCAAGTATGAGGATCAAGTATTCTGGATTTTAGTGGTGAGCATGACCAAGACGGACGAGGAACGCTGCAGAATCCAGTATTTTATAGGAGACTTCGACGGAGACAAGTTCATCTGCACCCATCCGGCAGATGAGGTACTTTGGCTGGATGACGGTTTTGACAATTATGCGGGCGTCACGTTCCAGAATTATGATTCTCCCCTGCTTATGGGATGGGCCATGAATTGGACTTATGCATCCAAGGTCCCTACCAATGAATTCTGCGGACAGGCGACTCTGGCGAGAAGCCTGTCTGTTCGTGAAACAAAGGCAGGCTACCGGCTGGCCGGACATGCGGAAGGTCTTGACAAGTTCCGGCATATGGCGTATCCCGTTAAAAGCGGTGTACATTTGATGACGGAAACCTTTGGTTTAAAAGTCAAGGGGGAAGGGGAGGGAAGGATCTACCTGTCAAACAGTGAAGGACAGAGGCTGGAGATTGAAGTGACGGAAGATACGATAACTGTGAACCGGACCATTGCCGGATACCGGGAGTTCGATGAACAGTTTATGACGTCGGAATATTCCGTAGCTTCCGCAAAACGCCTGAAAGAAGGAAGCTGGGACCTTGAAGTGATCTTTGATGTATCAGTTTTAGAAGTATTTGCAGACGGAGGTCTTAATATGATCACCATGGTTGTATTTCCTGACACCCCTTATGATACGATCAAATGGAAAGGCAGCCTTGAGGTATCTTTGTTTGAAATTAACTGA
- a CDS encoding LysM peptidoglycan-binding domain-containing protein, with protein sequence MASCPVGLFPYTIRSGDTLWQISQRYYTSTGAIMAANPGLNPNNLSVGQTICIPARRAPRPPVPTPPSGGTGGGGSRCPVGLRTYTIQRNDTLWLLSQRYCTTVESILALNPGMNPSNLRVGQTIWIPAGYQLPNLPFWFRSQAVTPTEPASSNETTVCPEESDSYVVEAGDTIWLLSQRFQTTVDEIMAVNPGIDPANLFVGLVICIPRRRNNIPQPMPVPQPTPQPTPRPTPRPTPQPIPEPTEPPIFLWVSKEEQNLNNYIRLLWAQHVYWARMAMQSMIQDLSDAQSVANRLAQNPKDFEIALQTFYGEEVAENFANLLNEHLSLANEYVTAVKAEDTAAADDVERRLYQNADQIAAFLGNINPNWSAEEWKNMLHDHLALLKEDICNMLSGNFEDSIGTFTDIERGALEMADIMALGIVKQFPQYFR encoded by the coding sequence ATGGCTTCTTGCCCTGTAGGACTGTTTCCTTATACCATTCGATCCGGCGATACGCTATGGCAGATTTCACAACGTTATTATACTTCCACTGGTGCAATTATGGCAGCAAACCCAGGCTTAAATCCAAACAACTTATCAGTGGGGCAGACCATTTGTATTCCGGCAAGAAGAGCTCCCCGTCCTCCCGTTCCGACTCCACCTTCCGGAGGAACAGGCGGCGGTGGGAGCCGCTGTCCCGTAGGCCTTCGTACCTATACCATTCAGCGAAATGATACCTTATGGCTTCTTTCCCAGCGTTATTGCACCACCGTAGAAAGTATTCTGGCCCTGAACCCCGGAATGAATCCCAGCAACCTGAGAGTAGGTCAGACGATCTGGATACCGGCCGGATACCAGCTGCCCAACCTGCCTTTCTGGTTCCGTTCCCAGGCCGTCACACCGACGGAACCAGCCAGCAGTAATGAGACCACCGTATGCCCGGAGGAATCCGATTCCTATGTGGTTGAAGCCGGTGATACGATTTGGCTGCTTTCTCAGCGTTTTCAGACTACGGTCGATGAAATCATGGCAGTTAACCCAGGCATCGATCCTGCCAATCTGTTTGTCGGACTGGTGATCTGTATACCCAGGAGACGCAATAACATCCCTCAGCCAATGCCTGTGCCACAGCCGACACCCCAGCCAACTCCGCGGCCAACACCACGGCCAACGCCTCAACCTATACCTGAACCGACAGAACCACCTATTTTCCTCTGGGTCAGCAAGGAAGAGCAGAATTTAAACAACTACATTCGTCTTTTGTGGGCTCAGCATGTTTACTGGGCCAGAATGGCAATGCAAAGTATGATACAGGACCTTTCAGATGCGCAGTCAGTTGCCAATCGTCTCGCACAGAATCCAAAAGATTTTGAAATAGCTTTACAGACTTTCTATGGAGAGGAAGTAGCTGAGAATTTTGCAAATCTGCTTAACGAACACCTTTCTCTTGCCAATGAATACGTCACAGCTGTAAAAGCAGAAGATACGGCCGCAGCGGATGATGTTGAAAGACGATTATACCAGAATGCCGATCAGATTGCGGCTTTTCTTGGAAACATTAATCCAAATTGGTCAGCCGAAGAATGGAAAAACATGCTTCACGACCATCTTGCGCTTCTGAAAGAGGACATCTGCAACATGTTATCCGGAAATTTTGAGGACAGCATAGGTACATTTACCGATATTGAGCGGGGGGCACTGGAAATGGCCGATATCATGGCCCTTGGAATCGTAAAGCAGTTTCCTCAGTATTTCAGATAG
- a CDS encoding amidohydrolase, whose translation MSGKERIIELIEQKRDLFTALSDQVWGFAETRFALKKSADLLCSAMEKEGFKITRDLAGMKDAFIAEYGQGSPVIGILAEYDALANMSQESDVASPCPIKAGESGHGCGHHLLGAGAAAGAVGIKDYMVEAGLSGTIRLFGCPAEESGYGKAFMARDGIFNDTDVALTWHPMDSTGLWDFSSLAVFQTYFRFKGRAAHAAAAPEHGRSALDAAELMNIGVNFLREHIIDEGRVHYAFTDVGGTSANVVQPTAELYYFVRAPRTDQAKEIYDRVVKIAQGAALMTETELEVDFDSACASYLVNRELGRVMYDNLKQVSPIEYTPEEMAYAKQFYDQLPESTKNQIARKIQAFLPDAEKSVIEEEAKSPVNRLVAPLTFPNKPMSGSTDVGDVSWTIPTVTAVVTTAPNGTPAHSWQWVATGKSSIAHKGMITAGKTIAMTALDLLENPEIIKKAKEEHERNLGGKPFESAIPPEVSPR comes from the coding sequence ATGAGCGGCAAAGAGCGTATTATTGAATTAATTGAACAAAAAAGGGATTTATTTACGGCCCTCTCCGATCAGGTGTGGGGATTTGCGGAGACCCGCTTTGCTTTAAAAAAATCTGCCGATTTATTATGCAGTGCAATGGAAAAGGAAGGCTTTAAAATCACCAGGGACCTGGCAGGAATGAAGGATGCCTTTATTGCCGAATATGGCCAGGGAAGCCCTGTGATCGGAATTCTCGCCGAATACGATGCTCTGGCTAATATGAGCCAGGAATCCGATGTTGCGTCTCCATGCCCCATTAAGGCAGGAGAAAGCGGCCATGGCTGCGGCCACCACCTGTTAGGTGCCGGAGCCGCCGCAGGCGCGGTAGGCATTAAGGATTACATGGTGGAAGCAGGTTTATCCGGCACCATCCGCCTGTTTGGCTGCCCTGCAGAGGAAAGCGGCTATGGGAAGGCATTTATGGCAAGGGACGGCATTTTTAACGACACAGATGTTGCCCTTACCTGGCATCCCATGGATTCCACAGGCCTTTGGGATTTCAGCTCCCTGGCAGTATTCCAGACATACTTCCGGTTTAAGGGACGTGCGGCCCATGCCGCTGCGGCGCCGGAACATGGGCGAAGCGCATTGGATGCAGCGGAATTAATGAACATCGGCGTGAACTTCTTAAGAGAGCACATCATTGATGAGGGACGGGTTCATTACGCCTTTACCGATGTAGGGGGAACCTCAGCCAATGTGGTACAGCCTACGGCAGAGCTTTACTATTTTGTGCGCGCCCCCAGAACAGACCAGGCAAAGGAAATTTACGACCGTGTGGTCAAAATCGCCCAGGGCGCAGCATTGATGACGGAAACAGAACTGGAAGTGGATTTTGACTCCGCCTGTGCAAGCTATCTGGTCAACCGGGAGCTGGGCAGGGTCATGTATGACAACTTAAAACAGGTGAGCCCCATTGAATACACCCCGGAAGAAATGGCCTATGCAAAGCAGTTCTATGACCAGCTTCCCGAGTCAACCAAGAACCAGATTGCAAGAAAGATCCAGGCCTTCCTTCCGGACGCAGAGAAGTCAGTTATTGAAGAGGAAGCCAAAAGCCCTGTTAACCGTCTGGTTGCTCCCCTCACATTCCCCAATAAGCCCATGAGCGGCTCCACGGATGTGGGTGATGTGAGCTGGACCATTCCTACGGTCACTGCAGTTGTTACGACTGCGCCAAACGGAACCCCAGCCCATTCCTGGCAGTGGGTTGCCACCGGCAAATCAAGCATTGCCCATAAGGGAATGATCACTGCCGGAAAGACCATTGCAATGACCGCTCTCGATCTCCTGGAAAATCCTGAGATCATTAAGAAAGCAAAAGAGGAGCATGAGAGAAATCTTGGCGGCAAGCCTTTTGAAAGCGCCATCCCGCCAGAGGTGTCTCCCCGTTAA
- a CDS encoding dipicolinate synthase subunit B — translation MKLEGIKVGLAITGSFCTFDKIEKEIKVLVDKGADIYPIFSTKVQTTDSRFGDTGEYMKQVSAMTGNQPILSLEEAEPIGPKGYLDILLIAPCTGNTLAKLANGITDTPVLMAAKAHLRNSKPLVISLSTNDALGINFKNVGELFNAKYIYFVPFGQDDPVKKPNSMIAHTDLIADTLEYALEGKQIQPVIF, via the coding sequence ATGAAGCTGGAAGGAATAAAAGTAGGCCTGGCAATCACCGGGTCCTTTTGTACTTTTGATAAAATAGAAAAGGAAATAAAGGTTCTGGTGGATAAGGGAGCCGATATCTATCCCATTTTCTCCACCAAAGTACAGACAACAGATTCCCGTTTCGGAGATACAGGGGAATACATGAAGCAGGTCTCTGCCATGACAGGCAATCAGCCGATCCTGAGCCTTGAGGAAGCGGAGCCTATCGGGCCAAAAGGCTATCTGGATATCCTGCTCATCGCCCCATGTACCGGCAATACCCTGGCAAAGCTGGCCAACGGCATCACCGATACCCCGGTGCTCATGGCAGCCAAAGCCCATTTAAGAAATTCCAAGCCACTGGTGATCTCTCTTTCCACCAACGATGCCCTTGGAATTAATTTTAAGAATGTGGGAGAATTATTTAACGCAAAATATATTTATTTCGTCCCCTTTGGCCAGGATGACCCTGTGAAAAAGCCCAATTCCATGATCGCACATACCGACCTGATTGCAGATACTTTGGAATACGCTTTAGAAGGGAAGCAAATTCAGCCTGTCATTTTTTAG
- the dpsA gene encoding dipicolinate synthase subunit DpsA, which produces MHNFLLLGGDSRQLYLNHMLIKNGFQTTFHYSSEDPSFSMEEAIKNNNVILCPIPFTRDKISLFSVNGMEDLGIGNLLSLLTPDHILFGGSIPAYVKEYAEENHIACFDYMDMEDVTVKNTIATAEGAIAEAIRLSPGCLHKSRCLVTGFGRCAKTLAMKLKGLDAVVTVAGRKETQLAAADSMGLHTRPLSDLALGLGDYQFIFNTIPALILEKDLINSMDPDVTIIDIASAPGGVDFDFCRQQNIRAKLCPGLPGIYAPGSSAEILFEAIVKYLS; this is translated from the coding sequence ATGCATAATTTTCTTCTTTTAGGCGGCGATTCAAGGCAGCTTTATTTAAACCACATGTTGATTAAAAACGGCTTTCAGACGACCTTTCACTATAGCAGCGAGGATCCTTCATTTTCCATGGAGGAAGCCATAAAAAACAACAATGTCATCCTTTGTCCCATCCCCTTTACAAGGGACAAAATCAGCCTGTTTTCTGTCAACGGCATGGAAGACTTAGGGATAGGGAACCTTTTAAGTCTTTTGACACCTGACCACATTCTTTTTGGGGGCAGCATCCCTGCCTATGTAAAGGAATATGCCGAAGAAAACCACATTGCATGTTTTGACTATATGGACATGGAAGATGTTACTGTGAAAAATACCATTGCAACTGCAGAAGGCGCCATTGCTGAGGCCATCCGCCTAAGTCCCGGCTGCCTTCACAAAAGCCGGTGTCTGGTAACCGGCTTTGGCCGGTGTGCAAAAACTCTGGCAATGAAATTAAAGGGCCTGGATGCGGTGGTGACCGTTGCAGGCCGTAAGGAAACACAGCTTGCCGCCGCGGACTCCATGGGACTTCATACCAGACCTTTAAGTGATCTGGCCCTGGGATTGGGGGATTATCAGTTTATTTTTAATACCATCCCCGCTCTCATCCTGGAAAAAGATTTGATCAATTCCATGGACCCGGACGTAACAATCATTGATATCGCATCCGCCCCCGGCGGCGTTGATTTTGATTTCTGCAGGCAGCAGAATATCCGCGCCAAGCTTTGCCCGGGACTGCCCGGGATCTATGCACCCGGAAGTTCAGCGGAGATTTTATTTGAAGCAATTGTAAAATACCTGTCGTAA